Part of the bacterium genome is shown below.
TTATTTTTATCAAAAGCGCTGACGCGGTAATAATATGTCGATCCCGTGATAACATCGCTGTCGGCAAAAGACAGACCTGTTTCTTCAATATAACCCTGGTCTTTAAAACTTATTTTCTGGGGACCGGACAAATTCTTTCCCGGGAAATTAGAAATAGATGAGTTATTCCTGTATAACCGGTATTTTACGACATCGCTTTCCGGGCTTTTCGACCAGTATAAATAAATCATTCCGCTTGATTCCTGCGCGGCTAAGCCCGAAGGAGCGGAAGGCGGTTCAATGTCCGGTTGGACCACACTTTCACTTTCATCTTTTTTGGCACAGCCAAGAGCAACCATAAAAATGAAAATAAACAGCAATTTAATCAATTTCATTAGTAAACCTTTAAACATAGAATGTTCATTATATCATCAAACTGAGTTCAAATCAATAAAATTTCTAAATCCACGGGACAAGTTTAATCTCTCCAAAACACCCCATTTTATCGTCTTTAACTATTACCACGCCTGATAACCCCTCTATTTTTTCAGCCAGTTCTATCCCGTTTAAAATATCATCCTTTGTCTGGATAACATTCCCTATCGCAGTGGCGGCGGCATCCGCCAAAATGGCGGATCGAGATATTACAACTACCGCGTCAGCCTTTCCAAAACTAAACGAATGGCCGACGGTACCTGAGGATGTGCAGATTCCCAAAGGACACGGGTGGGGCTGGATTTCAATCGCGGTCTTGTTGCTTAACGGCGATTTGCCGGCGTAAATCCCTATTTTACGGGTTTTTTTTGAATTCATAAAAATGTCTCCCCCGTTTTCGATTATAAATTCCCCGCTCAACGGCATAAGGTCATATCCCACAAATTCAGAAATGGCCCCGGCAACGCTTGCCATAGGGCCTACCCCAACCTTTGAACAGAATCTTGACATATCCTGAACTATCTTCGCGGCCAATTTACCCGGTGTATACGGTTCAAGCGTGGTTTTGAAAACAGGGAATTCTTCAATATATTTCTCGATTTGATTTCTATATTTCAATACCGCGCCCATTGCTTCTTTAGACAAATCCCTTTCCGCGCTTATCAAAAGGTCCGTCTCTTTGACAGAAACAGAAAAATGGACTAAACCGCTTGTTCTAACAGTTTCACGGTATGTGCGTTTTTCATATTTTATATTTTCAGGATAAAAATTTTTTATGCTCATATTTATTTGCAAATTATTGTATATTTTATAAAACAATTCTGTAATTTGTGTGTGTAATGTGTATTTTGGGAAAATTTTTCACTCGTGAAAAATTTTATCCATCCCCCGCCTACCACTGTATCTTTCTTATAGAAAACAACCGCCTGGCCGGGTGTTATCGCGCGCTGTGG
Proteins encoded:
- a CDS encoding UPF0280 family protein — encoded protein: MSIKNFYPENIKYEKRTYRETVRTSGLVHFSVSVKETDLLISAERDLSKEAMGAVLKYRNQIEKYIEEFPVFKTTLEPYTPGKLAAKIVQDMSRFCSKVGVGPMASVAGAISEFVGYDLMPLSGEFIIENGGDIFMNSKKTRKIGIYAGKSPLSNKTAIEIQPHPCPLGICTSSGTVGHSFSFGKADAVVVISRSAILADAAATAIGNVIQTKDDILNGIELAEKIEGLSGVVIVKDDKMGCFGEIKLVPWI